The Carassius gibelio isolate Cgi1373 ecotype wild population from Czech Republic chromosome B9, carGib1.2-hapl.c, whole genome shotgun sequence genome includes a region encoding these proteins:
- the LOC127964674 gene encoding oligodendrocyte transcription factor 2-like, with product MDSDTSRVSSRPSSPEGDDLFLSAVKKSVGFSGAVSSTQSDSPPELRGTDLRGLSSADEDALSLKMLSKKDRKLLSESELQNMRLKINSRERKRMHDLNIAMDGLREVMPYAHGPSVRKLSKIATLLLARNYILMLSNSLEEMKRLVSEIYGGGSGAHHTGFHPSSCGTLTHAAGAPLPGHPAAVSHSSHPVHHPLLPPAVSTAACLSGPGLSAVRPHHGLLKAPSASAGALGAGFQHWGAGIPCPCSMCQVPPPHVSGMSSVSMPRLTSDSK from the coding sequence ATGGACTCCGACACGAGCCGAGTGTCCAGTAGACCGTCTTCTCCTGAAGGCGACGATCTCTTCCTGTCCGCTGTCAAGAAGTCCGTGGGTTTCTCCGGCGCCGTCTCCTCCACGCAGAGCGATTCTCCTCCGGAGTTAAGAGGCACAGACCTGCGGGGCCTCTCCAGCGCCGACGAAGACGCGCTATCTCTGAAGATGCTCTCCAAAAAAGACCGTAAACTTCTATCCGAGTCCGAACTGCAGAACATGCGCCTCAAGATCAACAGCCGCGAAAGAAAACGCATGCATGATCTCAACATCGCCATGGACGGGCTCCGAGAGGTCATGCCCTATGCCCATGGGCCATCCGTGCGCAAGCTCTCCAAAATAGCCACCCTGCTGCTCGCGCGCAACTACATCCTTATGCTGAGCAACTCGCTGGAGGAGATGAAACGGCTCGTGAGCGAGATCTACGGAGGAGGGAGCGGCGCTCATCACACCGGCTTCCATCCGTCCAGTTGTGGCACTCTTACGCACGCGGCGGGCGCTCCATTACCGGGTCACCCCGCTGCTGTCTCGCACTCGTCTCACCCGGTGCACCATCCTCTGCTTCCACCAGCAGTCTCCACTGCCGCATGTCTCTCCGGCCCTGGTCTCTCAGCTGTCAGGCCGCATCACGGACTCCTCAAGGCACCATCAGCCAGCGCTGGCGCACTCGGCGCTGGTTTCCAACACTGGGGTGCGGGGATCCCGTGTCCGTGCAGCATGTGCCAGGTTCCTCCGCCTCACGTGTCCGGTATGAGCTCCGTCAGCATGCCACGACTGACCAGTGACTCAAAATGA